One window of the Capnocytophaga haemolytica genome contains the following:
- a CDS encoding CDP-alcohol phosphatidyltransferase family protein: MKKHIPNLITLCNLFCGCVAVGMAVTGQFGATGLFVALGIFFDFFDGFFARLLHVKSEIGLQLDSLADMVTSGVVPGIVMCKMLSMSNAVWIMPSPLNVIVIYLGFLITLGSAYRLAKFNIDSRQTSGFIGLPTPANTLFILSLPLILEYQPIPFLALALTNTWFLLGITLLSTYALNAEIRLFALKFKDYSFANNKVKYVFLGLSALLLIALKMIAIPLIIILYVVLSLLKK, translated from the coding sequence ATGAAAAAGCACATTCCGAATCTGATCACGTTGTGCAATCTTTTTTGCGGTTGTGTGGCTGTGGGGATGGCAGTTACGGGGCAGTTTGGCGCAACTGGGCTCTTCGTTGCCTTAGGTATCTTCTTTGATTTCTTCGATGGCTTCTTCGCGAGGTTATTGCACGTGAAATCGGAGATTGGCTTGCAGCTGGACTCGCTGGCGGATATGGTAACTTCGGGCGTAGTGCCTGGGATTGTGATGTGTAAGATGCTCTCTATGAGTAATGCCGTGTGGATTATGCCATCGCCGCTGAACGTTATCGTCATTTACTTGGGCTTCTTGATAACGCTGGGCTCGGCTTATCGTCTGGCGAAGTTCAACATCGATTCTCGGCAGACTTCTGGCTTCATCGGGCTGCCAACCCCTGCAAATACGCTCTTCATTCTCTCGCTGCCGTTGATATTGGAGTATCAACCGATACCTTTTTTGGCGCTGGCGCTGACAAACACGTGGTTTTTACTCGGCATTACCCTGCTGAGCACTTACGCCTTAAATGCTGAGATCCGATTGTTCGCGCTGAAGTTCAAGGACTACTCATTTGCGAACAACAAAGTGAAGTACGTGTTCTTAGGATTGAGCGCACTGCTGCTAATTGCTCTGAAGATGATTGCTATCCCACTGATTATCATCTTATATGTGGTGCTCTCCCTGCTGAAGAAATAA
- a CDS encoding ComEC/Rec2 family competence protein, whose protein sequence is MRFVNTVILVILIGVASGIALSEVIPISWQVSLLVFITFIVTLILHQLLALKQYKFSKGFELHTFVASFFCGILLVNLHNPTSERSHYTYQLLENKPYILQAEIIERISKQDYGITYKARLHSADGKAMSGNLLCFFPSKIVKNCSLDSLPLQRDTQITFIGTCQTIAPPQYQFQFNYKRYMEHKYVHWRAKVLSYSDKNTVVTVSSVRGFADKIRSKLKTVLEDSFPRDTSAILKTLLLGDRSDLDQETYQNYINAGAVHILAISGLHVGIITWILLLFLRKLPNMGGYRYVRYAILLLGLGSFAFIAGLSPSVLRATIMFLFIGWAQLLNRRVGRFDALMISMLLLLLCNPYNLYDVGFQLSYGAVFSILTFYPWLKQLWEPKNKFLNAVWSLLLVSFSAQIIVLPLSLYYFHQFPVLFFLSNLIVVPLLYPVLVGGIFALLLGVLGVLPSILVSSLNELVHLMGHFTRIIANQEEFIVRNIHFNTTLFLFSLLIVFSLLLFRHFAHYKTFLVMMITVFLFQGMLFYDKYTLENSEEMLILGRGRQKSVVIRQGAHIEVFQQDTLSPVAVRSYIRSQGLQDVHRQPMTSLLHFHKKNYLLLDVLGIYPQSRQAEIDSVIFLQRPKINFQRMEQQLFLQQGEHHI, encoded by the coding sequence GTGAGATTTGTAAATACTGTCATATTAGTTATCCTGATTGGGGTTGCCAGTGGAATTGCTCTCTCTGAGGTAATTCCCATATCTTGGCAAGTTAGTTTATTGGTTTTTATTACCTTTATTGTAACATTGATACTCCATCAGTTATTAGCTCTTAAGCAGTATAAATTCTCTAAGGGATTTGAGTTACATACTTTTGTAGCTTCTTTCTTTTGTGGTATATTATTAGTAAACTTACACAATCCCACTTCTGAAAGATCACATTATACGTACCAACTTTTAGAGAATAAACCTTATATATTGCAGGCTGAGATTATAGAACGTATCTCAAAGCAAGACTATGGCATAACTTATAAAGCCCGACTTCATTCTGCCGATGGCAAAGCGATGTCGGGCAATTTACTTTGCTTCTTTCCGAGTAAAATTGTTAAAAACTGTAGCTTGGATAGTCTCCCACTACAACGAGATACTCAGATTACTTTTATAGGTACGTGTCAGACGATTGCTCCTCCTCAGTATCAGTTTCAATTTAACTACAAGCGCTATATGGAGCACAAATATGTGCATTGGCGGGCGAAAGTGCTTTCTTATTCTGATAAAAATACGGTGGTAACGGTGAGTTCCGTTAGAGGTTTTGCAGATAAGATTCGCAGTAAGTTGAAAACAGTGTTAGAGGATTCTTTTCCTCGAGATACTTCGGCGATTTTGAAAACGCTTTTACTTGGTGATCGTTCTGATTTAGACCAAGAGACTTATCAGAATTACATTAATGCTGGGGCAGTGCATATCTTGGCTATCTCGGGACTACACGTGGGGATCATTACTTGGATATTGCTTTTATTTTTGCGAAAGTTACCTAATATGGGGGGTTACCGATATGTCCGTTACGCCATTTTACTACTTGGATTAGGCTCTTTTGCTTTTATAGCAGGTTTATCGCCCTCAGTTTTAAGAGCCACCATAATGTTTCTCTTCATTGGATGGGCACAATTGCTCAATCGGAGGGTGGGGCGCTTCGATGCGTTGATGATCTCAATGCTTCTGCTATTACTTTGCAACCCTTACAACCTCTACGACGTTGGATTTCAGCTCAGTTACGGCGCTGTATTTTCTATTTTGACGTTTTACCCTTGGCTGAAGCAATTATGGGAACCTAAAAACAAGTTCCTAAACGCAGTATGGTCATTGTTATTGGTAAGTTTCTCCGCCCAGATCATAGTCTTACCGCTGAGCCTCTATTATTTCCACCAGTTCCCTGTGTTGTTCTTTTTGTCAAACCTAATTGTAGTCCCGCTCTTGTATCCAGTGCTTGTAGGAGGTATTTTTGCTCTATTGTTAGGTGTTTTAGGTGTTTTACCTTCTATTTTGGTGTCTTCTTTGAATGAATTAGTACATTTGATGGGTCATTTCACAAGGATAATAGCAAATCAGGAGGAATTTATTGTTAGAAATATTCATTTCAACACAACTTTATTTCTTTTCTCCTTACTAATCGTATTCTCGTTACTTCTTTTCAGGCATTTTGCACATTACAAGACCTTCCTTGTGATGATGATAACCGTTTTTCTCTTCCAAGGAATGCTCTTTTATGATAAATACACCTTAGAAAACTCTGAAGAAATGCTCATCTTAGGCAGAGGTCGACAGAAATCAGTTGTAATTAGGCAAGGAGCTCACATTGAAGTCTTTCAGCAGGACACTTTGTCCCCTGTTGCGGTCAGGAGCTACATCAGGAGTCAAGGATTACAAGATGTCCACCGCCAGCCGATGACCTCCCTACTACATTTCCACAAAAAGAACTACCTACTCCTCGATGTATTAGGTATTTACCCCCAATCAAGGCAGGCAGAGATCGATAGCGTTATCTTCTTACAACGCCCTAAAATCAACTTCCAAAGAATGGAACAGCAATTATTTCTTCAGCAGGGAGAGCACCACATATAA
- a CDS encoding C40 family peptidase, whose protein sequence is MHIVKFLRLVTLVFSLVSFVAMGAERGNVSSSKADEVITALKGKPKKKFAPPKKKRSARTVAATHKKRAKLSPKRAVASRGSAKKASARRVAVVSKKAKVHKNIADGDNTVVKKRYASARNTKEYAARMQEDTEDDDTFIEEPEGLDMTDIAVPMSRRKAGTQQQKVLLDTAFSYLGTPYRHAGVTRNGMDCSGFVSTAFKSIDISLSRSSQEMATQGRKIDLEDIQVGDLLFFKTERGRSISHVGLVVDIDGDIKFIHSSSRRGVVISSLSEEYYQKTFRLAKRVM, encoded by the coding sequence ATGCACATAGTAAAATTTTTAAGATTAGTTACGTTAGTTTTTAGCTTAGTATCATTTGTAGCAATGGGTGCTGAGCGAGGTAATGTTAGTAGTTCAAAGGCTGATGAGGTAATAACAGCCTTAAAGGGAAAACCTAAGAAGAAGTTTGCTCCCCCAAAGAAAAAAAGGTCAGCAAGAACAGTGGCAGCAACTCATAAGAAAAGAGCAAAACTTTCCCCAAAGAGAGCTGTAGCCTCACGAGGAAGTGCTAAGAAAGCATCTGCGCGCAGAGTAGCTGTCGTCTCTAAGAAGGCTAAAGTACATAAGAATATAGCTGATGGTGATAACACAGTGGTGAAGAAACGATATGCTTCAGCGCGCAACACTAAGGAATACGCTGCAAGAATGCAAGAAGACACCGAAGATGACGATACTTTCATTGAGGAACCAGAAGGTCTTGATATGACAGATATAGCAGTGCCAATGTCAAGAAGAAAGGCAGGTACACAACAGCAAAAGGTGTTGTTGGATACAGCCTTCTCTTACTTAGGTACGCCCTATAGACACGCGGGTGTAACACGTAATGGTATGGACTGCTCAGGTTTTGTAAGCACAGCCTTCAAGTCGATTGACATATCGCTGTCACGTTCATCACAAGAGATGGCTACGCAGGGCAGAAAGATTGATTTAGAGGATATTCAGGTAGGCGACTTGTTATTCTTTAAAACAGAGAGAGGTAGAAGTATCTCTCACGTGGGTTTAGTGGTAGATATTGATGGCGACATTAAGTTTATACACTCGTCTTCACGTAGAGGAGTTGTAATTTCTTCACTAAGTGAGGAATACTACCAAAAAACATTCAGATTAGCAAAACGAGTTATGTGA
- a CDS encoding ATP-dependent Clp protease ATP-binding subunit, which produces MNDNFSPRVKRIFTYSKDEAIRLGQSTVGTEHFILAMLQEGEGRAIEILQNLGVDIEKLRQQIHTLTSVRGLSPANYNSIHFTIQAERAMQTTYLEAKRTQNDVINTAHLLLSILRNENDPTTKIFNKIGVNYDLVRNNLQSSQHEGGYLVNSVEEFDSYERDYRLPQNDRINRVNNDKDAQENDANGQRQRKLTVLDNFGRDLTTLAEQGKLDPVVGREKEIERVSQILSRRKKNNPLLIGEPGVGKSAIAEGLALRIYEKKVSRVLFNKRVVTLDLASLVAGTKYRGQFEERMKAIMNELEKNNDIILFIDEIHTLVGAGGASGTLDASNMFKPALARGEVQCIGATTLDEYRQSIEKDGALERRFQKVIVEPTSVEETIQILRNVKRQYEEHHNVTYTEGAIEACVKLTNRYITDRYLPDKALDALDEAGARIHINHLKIPKHITDMEERLSQAVKAKSNAVQHQQFEEAARLRDNERGLEQALAEMNQKWQEESKLHRDVVTEEHIADVVSMMSGVPVNRIAQTEMNKLGTLAQTMKAKIIGQDEAVDKVVKAIKRNRTGLKDPNKPIGSFIFLGQTGVGKTQLAKVLARELFDSEETMVRIDMSEYMEKFSVSRLIGAPPGYVGYEEGGQLTEKIRRKPYSVVLLDEIEKAHPDVFNMLLQVLDDGFLTDSLGRKIDFRNTIIIMTSNIGARQVKDFGQGVGFGTSARASQSEANEKSIIENALKKVFAPEFLNRVDDVVMFNPLSKEDIFRIIDIELGKLYSRIQDLGYAIKLSDKAKEFIAEKGYDKQYGARPLKRAIQKYVEDLLAEEIVTSQIKQGDYVHFDMDEANEHLMIKERTFI; this is translated from the coding sequence ATGAATGACAACTTTTCACCAAGAGTTAAACGAATATTTACATATAGCAAAGACGAGGCAATCCGCTTAGGACAATCGACTGTAGGCACAGAGCATTTTATTTTGGCAATGCTACAGGAAGGCGAGGGGAGAGCCATAGAAATACTCCAGAATTTAGGAGTTGATATAGAAAAACTTCGTCAGCAAATACACACGCTAACTTCAGTGCGAGGGCTCAGCCCCGCAAACTATAATTCAATACATTTTACCATACAAGCTGAGCGTGCGATGCAGACTACTTACTTGGAGGCTAAACGTACACAGAATGATGTTATCAACACAGCACATTTATTGCTGAGCATCCTGCGTAATGAGAATGACCCAACTACTAAGATATTTAATAAAATAGGGGTTAATTATGATTTGGTACGCAATAACTTACAGTCTTCACAGCACGAGGGAGGCTATTTAGTGAATTCAGTAGAGGAGTTTGATAGTTATGAGCGCGATTATCGTTTGCCTCAGAACGACAGAATTAATAGGGTTAATAACGATAAAGATGCCCAAGAGAATGATGCTAATGGACAACGTCAGCGTAAGCTAACGGTGCTTGACAACTTTGGTCGTGACTTGACTACATTGGCTGAACAGGGTAAATTAGATCCAGTAGTGGGGCGTGAAAAGGAGATTGAGCGTGTGTCGCAAATCCTGAGTAGACGTAAGAAAAATAACCCACTGCTCATCGGTGAGCCAGGAGTAGGGAAGAGTGCTATTGCAGAGGGGTTGGCATTGAGAATTTACGAGAAAAAAGTGTCGCGAGTGTTGTTTAACAAACGTGTGGTTACTTTGGATTTAGCTTCATTAGTAGCAGGCACTAAGTATCGCGGGCAGTTTGAGGAGCGGATGAAGGCTATAATGAATGAGTTGGAAAAGAATAACGATATCATTCTTTTTATTGATGAGATTCATACCTTAGTAGGGGCAGGAGGAGCTTCAGGAACTTTGGATGCATCGAATATGTTTAAACCTGCTTTGGCACGTGGAGAAGTACAGTGTATTGGAGCTACAACCTTAGATGAATATCGGCAATCAATTGAAAAAGATGGAGCTTTGGAGCGTCGTTTTCAGAAAGTAATTGTAGAGCCCACTAGTGTAGAGGAGACTATTCAGATACTTCGCAATGTAAAAAGACAATATGAGGAACATCATAATGTAACTTATACTGAGGGGGCAATAGAAGCGTGTGTGAAGCTCACAAATCGCTATATTACTGATCGATATTTACCAGATAAAGCATTAGATGCATTGGATGAGGCAGGAGCACGAATACATATCAATCATTTGAAGATTCCCAAACATATCACTGATATGGAGGAACGTTTGTCGCAAGCGGTAAAGGCTAAAAGTAATGCAGTACAGCACCAACAGTTTGAAGAAGCAGCTCGTTTGCGTGATAATGAACGCGGTCTTGAGCAAGCCTTAGCTGAGATGAATCAGAAATGGCAAGAGGAATCCAAATTACATCGTGATGTGGTCACAGAAGAGCATATTGCAGACGTTGTATCAATGATGAGTGGGGTGCCTGTGAATCGTATTGCACAGACAGAGATGAATAAACTTGGCACATTGGCTCAGACGATGAAAGCTAAGATTATTGGGCAGGATGAGGCTGTTGATAAAGTAGTTAAGGCTATTAAACGCAATCGTACAGGCTTGAAAGATCCTAATAAACCAATAGGTTCATTCATCTTTTTAGGGCAAACGGGAGTAGGAAAAACACAGCTTGCGAAGGTTTTGGCACGAGAATTGTTTGACTCAGAAGAGACGATGGTACGTATTGATATGAGTGAGTATATGGAGAAATTCTCTGTATCGCGCTTGATAGGTGCGCCTCCTGGCTATGTAGGCTATGAAGAGGGGGGGCAGCTCACAGAGAAGATACGACGTAAGCCTTATTCAGTGGTCTTATTGGATGAAATTGAGAAGGCACATCCAGATGTATTTAATATGCTGTTGCAAGTGCTTGATGACGGCTTCCTAACTGATAGTTTGGGGCGTAAGATTGATTTTAGGAATACAATTATCATAATGACTTCAAATATTGGTGCCCGACAAGTGAAAGACTTTGGACAGGGGGTAGGATTCGGGACTTCTGCGAGAGCATCACAATCAGAGGCTAACGAGAAATCAATCATAGAGAATGCTTTGAAGAAAGTGTTTGCTCCTGAGTTTCTGAATCGTGTAGATGATGTGGTAATGTTTAATCCACTTAGCAAGGAAGATATCTTTAGAATCATTGATATTGAGTTAGGTAAGTTATACTCACGTATTCAGGATTTAGGCTATGCAATTAAGCTTAGCGATAAGGCTAAGGAGTTCATTGCTGAAAAGGGATATGATAAGCAATATGGAGCCCGTCCACTTAAGCGGGCTATCCAAAAGTATGTGGAAGATTTGCTTGCTGAAGAGATTGTAACCAGCCAAATCAAACAAGGCGATTACGTACATTTTGATATGGATGAGGCAAATGAACATTTAATGATAAAAGAAAGGACATTTATTTAA